The following coding sequences lie in one Pelobacter seleniigenes DSM 18267 genomic window:
- a CDS encoding chorismate mutase: MDIDTIRTRINELDDELLRIFNERATLALQIGQLKKQLDLPIYDPRREKLIFERMQLNNQGPLENSAIIRLFERVIDESRSLERAHANRRAESPPQL, translated from the coding sequence TTGGATATTGATACAATCCGCACCAGGATCAACGAACTCGACGATGAATTGCTGAGAATTTTCAATGAGCGAGCCACCCTCGCCCTGCAGATTGGCCAGCTGAAAAAGCAGCTTGATTTGCCGATTTACGATCCCCGCCGGGAAAAACTGATCTTTGAACGGATGCAGCTGAACAATCAGGGACCGCTGGAAAATTCCGCAATTATCCGGCTGTTTGAACGGGTGATTGATGAAAGCCGCAGCCTGGAACGCGCCCATGCCAATCGGCGAGCAGAGAGCCCTCCGCAGCTATGA
- the nadB gene encoding L-aspartate oxidase, whose translation MKIETDFLVIGSGIAGLTYALKVADRGTVSLVTKRNIDITATQLAQGGIATVFSEEDSFGAHAEDTMVAGAWLSKPEIVELVVQSGPAAVGDLINWGVQFSRNQDNEYDLTREGGHSHRRILHAKDATGREIERALVEAAQQHPNITLFQDHIAVDLITEAKVLQRPVSPNRCLGAYIFDKENEEVVTFGARFTVLATGGAGKVYLYTCNPDIATGDGVAIGWRAGADVANMEFMQFHPTTLYHPNAKSFLISEAVRGEGAILKRSDGYAFMADYHPLKDLAPRDIVARAIDSEMKKYGDDCAYLDITYKGAAFIKDHFPMIYETCLQYGIDMTREPIPVVPAAHYLCGGLRVDQDGETNIDNLFAIGEVACTGLHGANRLASNSLLEGVVFAKRAAQLSLERFDKQYPPNPPVPTWDSGNATDSDEEVIVAHNWDEIRRCMWNYVGIVRSDKRLQRAMNRILLIQQEIDEYYWDFLLTSDLIELRNIATVAKLIVQSALSRHESRGLHFTIDHPERDDQNFQHDTIIPGAEYCSSGS comes from the coding sequence ATGAAAATAGAAACTGACTTTTTGGTTATCGGGAGCGGTATTGCCGGGCTCACCTATGCTCTGAAAGTTGCTGATCGGGGCACGGTTTCGCTGGTAACCAAGCGGAATATAGACATTACAGCAACCCAGCTGGCACAGGGTGGAATCGCCACGGTCTTTTCAGAAGAAGACAGCTTTGGGGCCCATGCAGAAGATACCATGGTCGCCGGAGCCTGGTTGTCCAAGCCGGAGATTGTCGAGCTGGTAGTCCAGTCCGGACCCGCGGCGGTCGGTGATCTCATCAATTGGGGCGTTCAGTTCAGCCGCAACCAGGACAACGAGTATGATCTCACCCGGGAAGGCGGCCACAGCCACCGCCGAATTCTCCATGCCAAGGATGCCACCGGCCGGGAAATTGAACGCGCTCTTGTTGAAGCGGCCCAACAGCACCCCAATATCACTCTCTTTCAGGATCATATCGCGGTCGATCTGATTACCGAAGCCAAAGTCCTCCAGCGGCCGGTCTCTCCCAACCGCTGCCTCGGCGCCTATATTTTTGATAAAGAGAATGAAGAAGTCGTCACCTTCGGGGCACGTTTTACGGTTCTAGCCACGGGCGGAGCAGGAAAAGTCTATCTGTATACCTGCAATCCCGACATCGCCACGGGTGACGGCGTAGCCATCGGCTGGCGGGCCGGTGCGGATGTCGCCAACATGGAATTCATGCAGTTTCACCCCACCACCCTGTATCACCCGAATGCAAAATCATTTCTGATCTCGGAGGCGGTGCGCGGCGAAGGAGCCATCCTCAAACGTTCGGATGGTTACGCTTTTATGGCTGATTATCATCCGCTTAAGGATCTTGCCCCCCGCGACATCGTTGCTCGAGCCATCGACAGCGAGATGAAAAAATATGGTGACGACTGCGCCTACCTTGATATCACCTATAAAGGAGCGGCCTTCATCAAAGACCATTTCCCGATGATCTATGAAACCTGCCTGCAATACGGCATCGACATGACCCGCGAACCGATTCCTGTGGTGCCGGCAGCGCATTACCTTTGCGGCGGGTTGCGCGTCGACCAGGACGGAGAAACCAACATTGACAATCTGTTCGCCATCGGCGAGGTCGCCTGCACCGGTCTGCACGGAGCCAACCGCCTGGCTAGCAACAGTCTGCTTGAGGGAGTTGTTTTTGCTAAAAGAGCAGCACAATTATCCCTGGAACGATTCGACAAACAATACCCCCCTAACCCACCGGTACCGACCTGGGATAGCGGTAATGCCACCGACAGCGATGAAGAAGTCATTGTCGCCCACAACTGGGATGAAATCCGCCGCTGCATGTGGAATTACGTCGGTATTGTCCGCTCTGACAAACGCCTGCAGCGGGCCATGAACCGGATCCTGCTGATCCAGCAGGAGATCGACGAATACTATTGGGATTTCCTGCTCACTTCAGACCTGATCGAACTGCGCAATATCGCCACTGTCGCCAAATTGATCGTTCAAAGCGCTCTCTCCCGCCACGAAAGCCGCGGCCTCCACTTCACCATTGACCACCCGGAGCGCGATGATCAAAACTTCCAGCATGACACCATCATCCCCGGCGCCGAGTACTGCTCGTCCGGAAGCTAA